TTATAAACAGAAATAAGTTGAGAGATATGTAACAACAGCCAAACTCTCTGCTTATTCCCTGAAttcacatttccttctccctATCCTGCCTCAACTGCCTCTTGTGACTTGTTTacttccatctctctgtctctctctctctgtctctctctgtctgtttctctgtctttctctctctctgtctctctctctgtctctctctctgtctctctgtctctctctctctctctctctcttgctctctgtctgtctctgtgtctctatttctgtctctttctttttatttctctctcctgtcGCTCCtgcaactctctctctctctctctctctctctctctctctctctctctctctctctctctctctctctctctctctctctctctctctctctctttctcactgtctgtctctgtgtctctatttctgtctctttatttttatttctctctcctgtcGCTCCtgcaactctctctctctctctctctctctctctctctctctctctctctctctctctctctctctctctctctctctctctctgtatgtgtgtctttccttctgtatctctgtctttcatttctgtgtctgtctctctctgtttaacttcccccattagaatgtaaactccttgaaggcaggagctCTTTCTATTTGTAATCTGTCCCTATAGTGCTTAGCATACCATAAGTATTTAATACATAACATTGGATTGATCTGGGGAGGCTGGCCAAGACTTTTCCTGATAACGAGGTCTGTTCCTGATTGAGCTGACAGAAAGCCCTTGCACAGAGAGAGAGGCGCCAATGCAGAGAAACAAGGAGCTTTGTTTTCCTGATCGAGAGAGCTGAGATCTGAGTACATACCTTTCCAAATTGAAGGAATAGGAATTTCCTTGGGTTCTATGCCCGTATTCTCATGTTGGTAGAAGTAGGTGAGGTTTTTACTCAAAGTATCTTCTTGTACCGTCAGCCAGCTGACCTGTGAGTATGAGCTGCCATTCCCAGTGATAGGGCCAAACTGTGCATCCAGAGGCTGCGAgtacttattttctttccaataGGTTTTAATGACATTGGGGAAAAAGTCTTCCAGCAGGCAAATGTAGGtcccagattttttttgtttcacctCCTCcaaagtagggagaaaaattatGGGCGTTGGTGTTTTTTTGGGAATAACGGACTCTGTAGAGAAAACCAGAGAACAACATAAAGTTAGTTactggaaagaaatgaaagactaATATTGGTGCCATCTAATGCAGGTCAACCTTAATACTATTGGGGCCAAGGAGTGATGCCCCTTATTCTTCCCTGGCCACCATGATTTTTTAGACATAGAATTTCAACAGTGAAAAGAATCCCATtggtcatctaatccaaaccaAAACTAAACAAAGTTCCTTGTGTATTATACCCCAATGATCATCTAGCTATTGATTAAGAATGCCCGATGATGAGGCAACTGCTACTTCTGAAGATAGTTACATTGATTTTTGGATGACATGAATTGGTAAAGAGATCATCCTTATATTGGGTGAAAATTGCCTCTTTCCAACTTAGTTCTACTTTCTCTAGTCAGGCAGCAAGATGGGCTGAAGTCCTCTTCCAAATGACAATCTTTTAAAAACTCCCACAACATTATTTCTGGGTATTCATCAGTATTGATGATGCAGCACATCACATAGGACCTCTAATTTTGGGGATAGGAGATGGAATTAAGAAGAATATTGTGAATTTCTTTAGATATTAATcagattgtttttttctagttaatGCTGAGGAACCAGATTTTCTCTCTAATGtcactttatttatttgattttatcaaatgcttggGAAATTTTTACAAAGGACATTATGTTGTTGCCAAAGTGAATTTCATATCAATGATCCATGGAAGTAAATAAGGCCGCAACTTATGCCTTTGAATGGGAATATGGAGCTTTCAAATTCTCAAGAATTCTGgtcagaaaaatatttatagcggcactttctgtggtggcaaaatTGGAAATTTCTCTAGctattggagaatagctgaacaagttgtgatatatgaatttaatggaatattattgtactgtaagaaataaaaagcaggatgatttcagaaagacctggaaagacttacatgaactgacataaagcaaagtgagcagaatcaggagtacattgtacacaataacaatattacaatattgtaacaatgacATTGTATATAATTAACAATGTTGTACGATGAAGAACTGGAAATCACTTGGCTATTtttagcaatgcaatgatccaagataatcccaaaggatttatgatggaaTATGAGATCCACCtccagacaaagaactgataTTATCTGAATACAGACAAAAGCATGccattttcactttcattttttcttcttctgttcaaGTTTTCTTGTAGAAAAggttaatatggaaatgcttttgTTAGTTTAGATAACTTACACAGATTGCTTATTATTtcagagaagggggaagaaagggagggaagattagaatttgaaattcaaagctTACAAaaaccaataaatgttaaaaattgttttttacgcATAACTGGGGAGGaaaattttggattattttctaaatgtacatttttcttgattttttcacAAGAAAATCAGTTCTATAAGTATCAATCACATCTTAAGTTTGAAAAACCAAGTAGTGCCTGAAGAAAACTTCATTCtaactttcaaaattgtcttctgTTAATAAATGATATTTCTTTCCAATGATAAACTTTTTTCTCAGAACAggattgattttcttttgtatatcATTATCTTGCATATCAATAGATACATTTGCCAGTGACAATACATGTTCCTTGTCCAAAATATTTCACAGAAATGATTCTATTGGTCTTTTCAAAATGGCCTTtgccttttgaatttttatttaattttaaacattattgaAGACTCATATTAAAAGAATTCTGATTTTTCTACATTTTCCTAGTTTAAACTTATCTAGTAATTGggaattttctaagtatatcataatCTTTCAAATCAGAtacatttaatcatttaatttacTTTCTATCCCCCATCCCACCATGGTTTTGTTTATTCCATTGGCAACAGAATAATTTTAGATCCCTTCTAAGTATAACTTATATTGTAAATGATGAACCATAAAGATGATGATGGATCTGCTACCCTAAGGGCTTCTAATAAGAATATCATTAGGACTGAATGGGGCATCTGCCGGAAGAGTAGAAACAGCCAGTGGATCCaccaatatttcattaaattcttcCACTAAGATCCTACACTGATGCCTCCTCATGTCCTGGGAGGGATCTTGCCTCTTAAAGTTTGTCTGTGGATCACAAGCTCTAATATGTTCCTTCAAGATAGGCAACAACTGTGGGTCCATTATCCCCAAACCTATGGGAAAAAGCTATGTTTTGTGAAGCTCCTCCTAAGTTAATAATTTAGTGGTGAGGTCAGGGTGGGGGGCTACAGACCCTCAAGAAAACTGTTTAGAAGCTGAGAAGGCAGTGCAATCTGATGTCTAAGAGTACAGTGTATATCAAAGACATTAACAGAACCCATGAATTACTGAAGAATAACTAAACAGCGAAAATTAAACTATAGTATTAtattgaaaagagaaatataatttgtaggctaaataatttgataaattatAGAAGAATGATCAACATTTTTGGAggattatttaaaattctttcaatttgAATTCCTAATGTATAAGAAAGCAGATATCTGGTCCAGAGGTATTAAACTTACCACTGTAAAATTCCAGACTGTGAACCAAACAAGATGAAAAtgacaactggaaaatatttaacaaaataaataaaaacacaacacaacatagatgatgttaatttgtaattttctagGCCAATTTGTGGTCTTCCATGAATCTAGActatttttggttgttttttttaattatcaggaAATGTTCATGACTGAAGGggtgaatttatttttaactcaAATCTGAAgtggattattattgttattttaggcCTTATTAATTAGAAACATGGATTTAGAGCTGCCAAAGACCTTAGCCTAATCATCAACTTTAACCTTACACTGTGATTTTTCATATAAAGAAACTAAGATCTAACAAGGGGAAATTAATTGCCCAATATCACAGAATTCAAAGTcaaagtcttctgattccaaattaagCCTAACTtgagattttaataaaaacaacaaagcaCTTACTGCTCATTCTGAGTCTGACCCATTGAATCATGTCTTGAGCAGTCAatgggtcaaatgagataaatttagCTCTACacaatgtttttaattttaattgtaatttatttgatacaataaaaatgaaacctAACCATATAGGCACGTATTCTGTAAAGCCATCCCAGAGTCAAAGGGACTGGAGGAATCAGttaataaaatgtaaagtttGATTTCCaacttagactttttttttgataCAAAGGGTTTTATCAGTTTCATTAGCCAATAttctaaaataacaaaaagatcTAGTAAAGTAGCACAGACTCTAGAGCTGTAGCCCTTGACTCTGTGTACCCAACCCTTCCAGAACAAAATGACTTTCTCCCTCCCATTAATTTCAGCCATATAGTCACGGCAGTTCTACCGGAAAATAGCCCATTTAAGTCACAGACATTCAGTAGTTAaagtttttttgctttctcaagtGGGAAAACTTGGTCCAAGTGAATCAAAGTTCATTTTATACCAGGATGCCTAAAAACTGGATGGAAATATAATTGAAATACTTACTTGTCACAATGATCTTTGTCCCTTGACCAAAGATTTTAACACGTCCCACTATAGGGCAGCCTGACTCAAAAACCATCTAAGGAACTCACATTCACAGTCGGAGGGACACAATCTAGGGACACTGTGGGGCCAAACACCTTAGCTCTTTGAcgattttgtttttctctcacaATGGTCCACAAATTTGCTAAATCTCAGCCATGTTTTCAGTTAACTTACATATTAGGGTTGATTCTCtgcaaatttttatttcttcctttttctttttgtcctcagTTTCTTTCATTACTCCTCTCAAAGTACTCCTTTTCACTTCATAAtagtttatctaatttatttgattaattagAGAATGTGCACACTTTTGCAAAGATTAAAGAActtcagaaggaaaacaaatgtcCAGCACAGTAAATGTTGTGACCATTATTTCTTGGTGTTGAGAAACCACTGATGAGAAAAATTCTTTAGAGGTTTTCTCCTTCCAAGTAGTCAAATAATCTCTGGAGTGACTGCAACCTgggtgactttctttttttttttcttacatttgagACACTTTTCCATTTGAAGTTAGATTGTCCCTGAATCCTCCAGGGAATTCCTACTGTATAAACACACAAATCAATGTGATAAGAGTAGGGAAAGAATTTAGGATCTGGATGGAagagactggagttcaaattctgcttttgataTTGTGTGcaatgttgggcaagtcattttatttatctaaatctcagttttctcatctgtggaaTAGGGATTGTAGTCATATccttattgtaaggatcaaatgaaataagtatAAGGTGCTTTATAAACTGGAAGCTTTTACCTATATAAAAGTCCACTTTCTTGTTATCATCATGGAATTTAGATCTCGAAACACCTTAGTAATTGTCTAGACAAGGGCTTCTTAACATTTTGGGAATTTGGATCCAATCCGCAGTGAAATACACAGGTCCCTTCCTGcgataatgcttttaaatgcataaaatgaagtgCATAAGAGTACAAGGAAACTAAGTACATCGAAATGCAGTGATCACCATGCATATATAagtatagatacatatagatacatatgtatacctaaaaatatataaaaagctcATAGATGCCTAGAACTCTTGGACTCtaaaattcttccattttatagatgagttagCAGAGATACCAAGAGATTGTTATCTCCTTCAATCACacaaggggaagggggagaagaaacaGAGTtgtgatttgaactcatattcccCCAACTCccagcaattttaaaaatatatccaagTTAATGGATCCTAATGGGTTATACAGCTGATTGTCAAACCATGAAGTTCAACTTCTACATTGAAGTGATTGTTACAGAGTTACCTATACTTTTCTAGTTTAAAGGGATCTTGATGACCATTCGGGTTCAGGGTTGGCAAACTATGGTTCCTGCCTcccatctcctttctcttttgaTTTGGTCTGTGAGCTAACAATGGTTTTTACACTTCTGCAAAATCTAGGCCAGACTAGGCCCCTCAAAGAATTCccattaaaatatcaataaaaatatcaaGTGACCATCCAGATTTTCTTTGATGATGCCGAGTGATGGGGAGCTCATTACCTACCACCTAGTTGTCTTTGGAAACACTCTCAGTAGAAAGTTCTTTCCAAGTTCCAGCCTAAACTGGACTCGTTGCAGGCATGAATCTTGATCACTCTCAACTCCAGGTCCAAAGTTTATGACCCTTCTTTTTCCAGATACAAGCTGATGTTTATACATGAGGAATTCACTGGAACATTCAAGTTCAGGTAAAATGTTTTCCATGGCTTCCAGTTCTGTACCTGTGTCCCCCTAGTTAAACAGAGCATATCTGATCCCTTTTGAGTGGTCAGAGATAGGACAGAAAGTAAATTTATGAATATAGTATTTTGTGAATgatcttttaaataaaactttaaataatcaaaaaagtCAAAGGTAAAAATGGCATACATTTATTTCTATGAAgtcttctttttactttcaataagatttagaaaataatattaagaaaatttccctctcctttccttcataCCATAATTTTATGCAATTGATATGAAATCACAGTAAAGACAAAGGGACAAGAGAAATCATAggcataaaaaataagaaaattgtttCATACCTTAGATGATTTAAACACTTTTCAGgcacatttgcaaaaataaattataacagCGAGGGAAACAGCAATGGCCCAGGAAAAAATCTTGGCAGTAGCCCAACATCTCTCCTGAGCCTTGAATtgtttcccccattccctcctttCTGCCACTAACTTCAGTCAAATGTCCACAGCTGCCCACTGTACAGTAACCCACTTCACTTGCAGACGTGCAGTAGCTGTGGGGTTTTGCTTCCCCAAATGACtagaactttattttcttttaacttgGGATTATTGCAAACTGATAGTAGAAACCTAATTGAAATACTTACTTGTCACAATGAGCTTTGTCCCCTCACCGAAGACTTTTACATTTCCCACCGTGGGGCAGCCCGCTACAAAAACCACCTGAGGAACTCACACAAGCTAGCGACAGCATCAAGCCACACTGAAGGGCCAAACGGTTTGTCTCTGTGCtggtttttttttgtctgtatctCCATAAATTTATTAAACTTCAGTCATATTTTCAATGAACCTTAGTTTTCTAGCCTAAATATTTGTGCTGAATCCTTATAAattcttccccattttttctttcccttttcccttttctcttattcttcttaAAATACTCATTCCAGCTCCACAAgagtttttctaatttatttgatGACTGACTGAGCACAATTATAAGTTCAGAAAAATGCTCACTTTTTGAAGTCTAAAATGCCTTGGAAAGAAGTTGAATTTCAGTTACAGTTTAAATAGTTAAATAGTGAACTATTTCaaccttttgtcttttctttaaaaaaaacacactcaAATATGTGTGacagagaaaaaataatcattctttCTTGGGTGACAGGGTCCTGGATAGCTTGGTGCCAAAATTTCATGTATATGAAATGATTCTCCATTTGAGCATTTTACCTAAACTTGAATGTTCCAGTGAATTCCTCATGTATAAATATTAACTTGTATCTAGGAGAGGGAGGGTGGTCAACCTTGGACCTGGAGTTGGGAGAGATCGAGATTCATGCCTGCAAGATATACTAGCTTATATGAATATGGGCAAGCTACTTTACctttccaagcctcagtttcctcatttgaacaAAATGGTAGTAACTATTTCTGTTTTGCAAGAAGCAAATGCAatgttgtatttaaaatatttcatgcaGCTCTTCAATGTTTCTCTACAAATGTCAGTTATTGTCATTttagtaaaaatgattttttggcCTAATTCCCTTATTTTTAGATGATACAGCTGAGATGCTGAGAACAGGTAGGTGACTGGCCCGGGTTACCCAAGGAGCAGTTAATAGAGTGGCTTTTGGGACGCAGGGTCTCTGAACATAAACTCTCTTTGTATAAGATTGTTTTTAGAATCCTCACATTAAGTCCTACCTGATTATCAGCATGCAAAGCACAGCAACCTAGTGACATGGAACATACCTGTCACGATGAGTTTTGTTCCTGAACCAAATAGTTTGATAATCAGCACAATGTCTGAGTCCTTTACAAAATCCCCAAAGCCAAGAGCTCTCTAAAGAGAATCCAACTACTAaacattcccccctccccatacTCTATCTTCCTTTTGTTACTTCTTGAAAAACTCTTTCATTCGTGTCTGTTCTATGACTTTTCATTGATTGATTGTCTAAATCATCTATTATCAAAATGTTTTCCAGGGATCCTTGGGGTTCCCAAGACCATTTCAGGGGGtcaacaaagtcaaaactattttcaaaataatattaactattttcatttctaataggATAAATAATGacagatggaaaatgaaaaaatatttgggaatgggGTCCTCAATAATTTTGAGGAGTATAATGTTTATAGGCTTTATGGATTGATTCATCCATTCATTAAGTCATTGATCCATCCATTCCTATACCCTTACAGCAAGCCAAGCACTGAGCTGAGATTTGGGCCCCCAAACCAAATGTTTCTTCTGTTACTGCCTGAATCATCCTTATTCTGGTTCATTATTTCTAAGGAATCACCCCCAACTTTCTCTATACCTTGTTAGCTTACTGATTCTAGGATGTTTTGGAGTTCTGATGAGCCTGAGTAACTAGCTCAGAGACTTTAGTAGCTTGCTTCCCTGATTGGATTAAGGGTGACCTTATAGGTGTGATCACTAAAATATAATTCACCCACTTGTAGCTTGGATACTGTACAATATGGTTctcatttcaaatttcttttctaaacCCAATCTTCAACCCAAAATCTAGGATTGGGACTGGTCTTGTGACTAATATAAGGAACTCCCTGTCAACATATGTCTACAAACTTCTCACAAACTTAACCTCTTAGAGAATAACCTGGGCCATCGAGACATGAGAGGTCAAAGGCAGCATATGAAACTAGGTCTTGCGGGTTCCTATCCACTCCTCTACGCTACctttcctgttaggattaccaggtgagaactcagattgtatggacagtgacaaggtgtgAATtcaagttgtctggacaattaccaggtgagaactcaagttgcCTTGACAGCTCTCTGGCTCAGGCCTTTGGTtccaggcctttaaagggagtttataccttaggaattctaagaggagcaagttcattggttgaaggaaattttcccagaagcctttgcgttatcccaagcccattctctgggaggataaaagaagggcagcactGGGTCTGAGAGactcgactctgggatagagtctTGAACCCAGGCAGGCTAAAAGGAGACCGGTCTGATTtgggaaaggacaagagctggaggagattcagagctcccaagaaagctgtgcacagaggaaagattttacagatctcctcccagaggattataattgagcagatgaccggatcctcacaattcaagaacattacactttCCTACCCAAGATACTTGATAATGAAAACGGATTCACAGACTTATTCTGATTATTCATTgtatccatatttttttttccttctcaattctCACCTGTATTATATATAAACCCTTAATCCTTACTCCTCTTTAGCAAGTATTGACTAAGCCTCTGCTGTGTATTGAGCACTGGACCAAACCCAGGGGAAACACCAACATTTAAATAACACGGTTAGGAGACGATGTTTATTGACTAGCCGGTCAACTGTTGACTGATTGACAGAAACAGAGTATCATAACTGATCAGTATTTGGGGGCAGTGAGGAGCAGAGAATGAAATTAAGTGCTCCTATGTATGTATTACTTTATAGATATCATTTAATTTGACCATCACAAGACTCTcatgaagtaagtgctattaataTAAACCCCATTTCATGGGGGGAAACAATGAAGCtcaatggcttgcccaggatcgcTTACAGGGAACttcagaggcaagattcaaactcagaaccTCTTTCCCATGATCGGCACTCTTTTCATCATCCTACATTCTCTGTCTGTGAGATTCTGGGGACTATCTCGACTAGCTTTCTGGGAAAGTTTGTTGGCAAAAGTAGTATTTGAGCTCGTTTTCTAAAGAATGGCTAAGAGATTGGCAAGTGAAAATGGAGAGGGAATGCACTTAGAGCGGAGAGAATAGGGTAAGCAAAGGCATAGAGGTGGGAAGCAGAGTATATTTGACTAGAGGATACAGTACACAGAAGGAAGTAATACAAAATAAGGTTGGAAAATAGGGTGGTACTAGATTAAAATCTTTAATATCGGTCAGAGGAGTCTGGACTTTACTTGGAAGGCATTTGGGAGCCACTGAGAATTCTTGTACATTCAGACAAATAAGTCTGAAGAGGAAGAGTCTGGTAGCTGCTCAAACAGTGGATTAGAGATAGGCAGAGAAGAAGTAGGGCATCCATCAGGAAGTCGGAGTCCAGGCTTTAATAAAGGTCTCCACTAGGGTGGTCACCATGagtttagaaagaaaatatggatGGAAGATACAGTGAAAGGTTTTTGGATCCACAATTCCTTTGGTTGTGTTAAGGGAATGGATGGGCCAAAAATCCATTTTCTAAATATCTTCCCCACTATCAGTGAACTGATTGTTAGATTGAATCaatcaatttaaagaaaatttagctGGTTAGTCCGATCAAAGTGTCTAAGACAATGTTAAGCACACACAGGTCATCGATTGAGAGCTGGAACTAATCTTAGCCATTATGGATCCACAATCTTCACAttatacagaggaggaaactgggatataaagatataaagtaatttgctcaggatcctacttcctttcttcctgaatTATTCCCTATCTTATCACCTCCTAAACCCCGATAAGCTCCTGATTTCCTAGGAACACATCCAATTTTTCTGAAGGTTCCTTATGTCACCTACTTGCTAATCATCTTAGATTTGTTAACATACTTATTACAGAGTCCATCTGATCCCATATTTCAAAAGGTGGATTAGAGAGGGTCCATCTACATGGAAATGTCATCACCAAAGATGCTGAAGTGTTAGCTACTTGCTCTCAAATGGCCATCTTTATTAGCTTTAACTGTCCAGCCGGAGACAAAATTTGAGGTAGAGTAGTCCATATTTGCTGTAGAACCCTCATCCTTGTTTATGTAAATTCTATACTTGCAGTGTCTGCCATGGATAAGGGACATCAAATAGGAAAGTTACCAGCTCAGCCCTATTATCCTCATCTACAAAAAAGTCCTTAAATCCAAAATGATTCACTTAATGCCCCTGCTAAATTACTTGATATTATCATCATTAGGAAGTGACTTTCCTCTCACCCCCATATGAGTCTGCCTTCCCCTACTTACATTCCATGCGAGCAAGTTCACAAACATTAATTCCTTCAGGATTAATTCAGTTTCTTAGGAATTATCAAAATCTGTGTTGgtccagtggggaaaaaaagtgcTGCTTCTGGGTCTGAaggttcaatttatttttagttaCGTGACTGTGGGTAAAgtctctgaatctcaatttcctcatttgtcaaatgaagatATTAGACTCTGGtctctttttaactctaaatttTACGATTTGGTGATCCAATAAAGAAGGCTGATCCCTGTGGAATTGTTAGCCTGGATGGGTGAGGGAAGCGTCACCTGAGGAAGACTTTGTCCATCCCGAAGCTCAACAGAGAAGGGAGCTGACGCAATTGTTTCTTTGAGAAGTCTTAATCAATTTATAAAGCAACTATTACTTATCCACAGTCCTTGTTTGCCCACATCAAACCCTTTAGTCTTATGCCTTGTGGGTTCTATCTGTTCATAGCTGGCACTTGGGATTCCATCGGTGGATCATGGCCAAGAATCAGGGaggcaggtgtgtgtgtgtgtgtgtgtgtgtgtgtgtgtgtgtgtgtgtgtgtttaaatctGTCTAGTATATGTAaagatttttcttctgaaaagtcTTTTAAAACTTTAGAGATGGCAGGGATCCAGAAATCACTTAAGCCCATGCTTTTATTTTACAtaggtggaaactgaggctcagagagatggtCTGACCTGTCCAAAATCACCCAAATGGTAAAGGCCCCAAGTCAGATTCAAACCCAACTCCCAGATCTAGTGCACTGTTGTGTCCCCTTGAATGGAAGCTCCTGGAGGATAAAGTCtgatctttgtatccccagtacctgGCTCAATACAggtgcatagtaggtacttcacaAAGCTGCATTAGATTGATATGAATTTCCCCAGatgtaaataagaaagaagaaaaatacactCACCGCTCCTGAGAACTATGAGCTGAGATCCTTCTGCAAAGCTTTTGATCACGCCTGAGCTATCACACTGATTACCTGCTAAACAAAAACATCACAAGCACTACAAACAAGGCTTGTCCTGGGCCACGAACAGAGGCAATGTTTCATCCAGGGATGAAAATCAGTAATCAGCCAGAACTCCCAAATGGCTTCCCATTTGTAATGTGGTT
This sequence is a window from Sminthopsis crassicaudata isolate SCR6 chromosome 1, ASM4859323v1, whole genome shotgun sequence. Protein-coding genes within it:
- the TARP gene encoding T-cell receptor gamma alternate reading frame protein isoform X1 produces the protein MRAPTTVHAAGCPTVGNVKVFGEGTKLIVTKSVIPKKTPTPIIFLPTLEEVKQKKSGTYICLLEDFFPNVIKTYWKENKYSQPLDAQFGPITGNGSSYSQVSWLTVQEDTLSKNLTYFYQHENTGIEPKEIPIPSIWKVFKNSSSKACKKNKDWTKGLQELHFANISAFYTYTTLLVKSIIYFTIVLFFLYQKKVAGSQRLK
- the TARP gene encoding T-cell receptor gamma alternate reading frame protein isoform X2, which gives rise to MLVPPQPSSLIFGEGTKLIVTKSVIPKKTPTPIIFLPTLEEVKQKKSGTYICLLEDFFPNVIKTYWKENKYSQPLDAQFGPITGNGSSYSQVSWLTVQEDTLSKNLTYFYQHENTGIEPKEIPIPSIWKVFKNSSSKACKKNKDWTKGLQELHFANISAFYTYTTLLVKSIIYFTIVLFFLYQKKVAGSQRLK